The DNA region CAAATGTGTCGATAAAGACGCCCATCATCGCAACCAAACCCTGTTCGCAGGGATGGTCGACCTTCGCCATCGCATGCGCATGCGGGGTGGAACCCATACCGGCCTCATTCGAGAAGAGTCCGCGCGCCACGCCGTAACGGACGGCCGTTTTCACAGTGATGCCAACCGCGCCGCCCATAACCGCCTGCGGGTCAAACGCGCCGATAAAAATCTGCGCAAACGCATGGCCGATATTTCTGAAATTGGCAAGGATGATGATGAGCGAACCGAGCACATAGAAAACCGCCATGATCGGGACAATCTTCTCGGTGACCGAAGCGATGCGCTTCACGCCGCCGAGGAAGATGAATCCCGCAACAACCGCGACAATCACGCCGACCAGCAGTTTGTTGACGCCGAAAGCCGATTCAAACGCCACACCGATCGAGTTTGACTGCACCATATTTCCCATGAACCCAAGCGCAAAGATGATGAGCACCGAAAAGGTAGCTGCAAGGATCTTTCCAAAGGTACCTTTAAACGCTGCTTTTATGTAGTAGACCGGGCCGCCGGTTACATGGCCGTCAATGCGGGTTTTATACTTCTGGGCAAGGGTCGCCTCACCGTAGATGGTGGCCATGCCGAAGAAAGCCGACAACCACATCCAAAAGATCGCGCCAGGTCCGCCCGAAGCGATCGCAGTCGCCGCGCCTGCGATATTTCCGGTTCCCACCTGCGCCGCGACCGCTGTCGCAAGCGACTGGAACGAGCTCATCCCCTCATGATCTGCTTTTGCGCCGCGCAGCTTGATATTTCCGAACACCGCCTTGAACGCCTGCGGGAATTTACGGATCTGCACAAATCTGAGCCGGATGGTAAACCAGATTCCGGTTCCGCACAGCAAAAACAGCAGTGCGAAATCCCACAAAAAGTGGTTTACATTCTTTACGATCTCTGCCACAAAATCCAAAACACAACACTCCTATGCATCATTTTGCGCAACCGTCCGCCATTGGCGCACAGTTGTACATGCAACTTGTATATGATAGCATAAAAAGTCTTGTTGCACAAGTATCTTTTCGCCTTTCTGTCCGCTTTCAACAAAAAAAGAAAAAAAACGACTGTCCACTACCGGAGTGGATCCTCCGGGAAACATATTCCGCACCGTGCAAGGCATAGATATAGACCGAAGTAACAGATGGAAGTGATTCGATTGAAAATCCTTGACAAGATTATTTTCCCGCTCGCGCTCGCACTGGTCGTTTCGATCGCCGGGCTCGCGGTGCGCATTGCTGTCCCAACCGCCGCTCAGCCGCAGCCGGAAGGGATCGAGCTGCCGGTCGCAATGTATCACCATATTCTGAAAGAGGAAGCGCGCCTCAATAAATATACCATCTCCCCCGATGAATTCCGCAGCGATATGCAGTATCTCAAGGACAGCGGCTACACGCCAATCGTCATACAGGACCTTCTCAACTATGTGCAGGACGGCGTCCCGCTGCCTGAAAAGCCGGTGATGATCACCTTCGACGACGGATACGAAAGCTTCCATGAATATGCCTTCCCCATCTTAAAGGAATTTGGCTTCAAATCGGTCTTTTCAGTCGTGGGAACCCTCGCCGACCAGTACAGCGAGGTCGACGACCACCACATCCGTTATTCCCACTGCACCTGGAACCAGCTCGGCCTTCTGCATGAAAGCGGCCTTGTCGAAATCCAGAATCATTCTTACAACCTGCATATAAACGACAAGGGCCGCCACGGCTCCAAAATGAAATCGGGAGAAAGCGCGCTGACCTACCAGAATATGCTGTTGGAGGACCTTGGCAGGCTTCAGGCTGAATGCGCCGAACATCTCGACGGCTACCAGCCGTCCTGCTTCACCTATCCGTTTGGGCAGATCAGCAAGGAGGCGCTCCCCGTTATTAAGCAGCTGGGTTTTAAAGCCGCCCTCACCTGCGAGGAAAAGCTCAATTACATCACCGGCGACCCGGAACAGCTTTACCACCTGCGCCGGTTCAACCGGCCGCACGGCACCTCAATCCAGACGATTTTCGAAAAAGCACAGGGAAAATGACCCTTGTTTTATGCCGCCCGTGCTGGTATAATAAGTCATAAGCAACATCAATTTGACCCGACCCCAAGGGAGCAAACCGCGGAGGAGGGCTGCAAAACAGAATCGAGATTGACCTGCGCGCAGAGGGTTCGACCCGAACACAAAGGCGGATAGAATCGGTTTTTTCGACGTACCGCGCCTTTTTGCGCGGTACGTCTTTTATTTTAATTTTGAAAGGAAGCAAAAAGATGGAAACCAGGATTGCACTTATAGGCATCATTGTGGAAGACATGGATGCCGTCGGGCGGCTCAACGCCATCCTGCACGATTATAACCAATACATTGTCGGACGGATGGGCATCCCCTACCACCAGAAGTGCGTCAGCATCATCAGCGTGGTGATCGACGCTCCAAACGACGTCATCAGCTCGCTCTCCGGCAAGCTGGGGATGGTCCCCGGCGTCAACATTAAAACGGTCTATTCGAAGCTTTCCACCGGAAAGGATGGCACAGCTTGCGGGAACTGATCGACCGGCTCGAAGCCGAGCGCACCCTGCCACCCGGGGACTTTGTCCGGCTGCTCACCGGCTTTGACCGGCAGCTTTGCGACTACCTCTTTGAAAAATCCCGCCGCGCCGCGCGGGAGCGCTTCGGGAACCGGGTGTATATCCGCGGGCTGATCGAGTTCACCAACCACTGCAAATGTGATTGCCTATACTGCGGTATCCGGCGCAGCAACCAAAAAGCCCGGCGTTACCGGCTCACCCTGCCGGAAATCCTTTCCTGCTGCGAAAACGGCTACGCGCTCGGGTTTCGCACTTTTGTGCTGCAGGGCGGCGAGGACCCGTATTTCACCGACGAACGACTCTGTGAAATCGTACGGCAGATGAAACGCTCCTGGCCGGACTGCGCCGTAACTCTTTCCGTGGGGGAAAAAACCGAAAGAAGCTACCATCTGCTGCGGGAAGCGGGCGCCGACCGATATCTGCTGCGGCATGAAACCGCTGATCCGGAACATTTCGCGCGCCTGCACCCGCCCACGCAGACGCTCACAAGCCGTATGGCCTGCCTTAACACTCTCAAACAACTTGGCTTTCAAACCGGCGCCGGATTTATGGTCGGCTCGCCCTGGCAGACGCCGGAAACCCTTGCCGCGGATCTGCGGTTCCTGCACGATTTTGACCCGCAGATGGTGGGAATCGGGCCGTTCATTCCGCACGCGGACACGCCTTTCAAAGATTTCCCTACTGGCGGGCTGGAGCTGACGCTGTTTCTGCTCGGGCTCGTGCGGCTGATGCTTCCGGACGTGCTGCTTCCCGCCACCACGGCGCTCGCCACCATCGCTTTGGACGGGCGTGAACGTGGGATTCTCGCCGGTGCGAATGTGGTGATGCCAAACCTCTCTCCCACCGGCGTACGCGAAAAATACACCTTATATAACGGCAAGCTCTGCACCGGCGATGAAGCGGCTGAAAGCCGCGCCCGACTGCAGGCGAAGATGGAGTCCATCGGCTACACCCTCACCGCCGAGCGCGGCGATTACCGGCGTCTGAACAGCCCGGAATCCTGATGGCAAAGCGCACGCTGCTCCAAAGGGATTCCCCGCCTGCGATAGAGAAAAATGATATGATAGGAGTCCTGCACCATGTACAATCCGAAGTCGAAGATCGCGACCGAATTTATCGACGATACTGAGATCAAGGAAACCCTCGCCTACGCGGAAAAAAACAAGGATAACTTCCCGCTGATCGACGAAATCCTCACGAAAGCCGCCACCCTCAGGGGCCTTTCCCACCGGGAGGCCGCCGTGCTGCTCGAATGCGACGACCCGGCCTACCTCCAGAAGATTTTCTCCCTTGCAATGGACATCAAGGAGAAAAATTACGGCAACCGCATCGTGATGTTCGCGCCGCTCTACCTTTCCAACTACTGCGTCAACGAATGCCGCTACTGCCCATACCACCATCACAACAAGCACATCGCCCGCAAGCAGCTTTCGCAGGAGGACATTGTCCGCGAAGTCACCGCTTTGCAGGACATGGGGCATAAACGCCTCGCACTTGAAACCGGCGAAGATCCGGTCAACTGCCCGATCGAATATGTGCTCGAAAGCATCAAAACCATCTACAGCGTCAAGCACAAAAACGGCTCGATCCGCCGGGTGAATGTGAATATCGCCGCGACCACCGTCGAAAACTACAAAAAACTCAAGGACGCGGGCATCGGAACCTATATCCTCTTCCAGGAGACCTATAACAGGGAGAGCTATGAATACCTGCATCCGGCGGGCCCAAAGAGCAACTATGCCTACCACACCGAAGCGATGGACCGCGCGATGCAGGCGGGCATCGACGACGTGGGCTGCGGGGTGCTGTTCGGCCTCAATCTTTATAAATACGACTTTGTAGGCCTTCTGATGCACGCAGAGCATCTGGAGGCGGTGTTCGGCGTGGGGCCGCATACCATCAGCGTCCCGCGCGTGCGCACCGCCGATGACATCGATCCGGACGAATTCAATAACGCCATCTCGGATGAGATTTTTCAGAAAATTGTGGCCGTCCTGCGTGTGGCGGTCCCCTACACCGGCATGATCATCTCCACCCGTGAATCCCAGACCACCCGGGAAAAGGTCCTGCATCTTGGCATTTCGCAGATCTCCGGCGCGTCCCGCACCAGTGTCGGCGGCTATGCCGAAAAGGAGGAGGAGAACTCCGCCCAGTTCGACGTCAGCGACAACCGCACCCTCGACGAGGTTGTCTCCTGGCTGATGGATCTGGGGCACATCCCGAGCTTCTGCACCGCCTGCTACCGCGAAGGCCGCACCGGGGACCGGTTCATGAGCCTTGTGAAAACGCAGCAGATCGGCAACTGCTGCCAGCCCAACGCGCTGATGACCCTCAAGGAATATCTGATGGACTATGCCTCGCCCGAGACCCGCGCAAAAGGCGAAAAAATGATCGCCCAGAC from Anaerotruncus rubiinfantis includes:
- a CDS encoding TM1266 family iron-only hydrogenase system putative regulator, which translates into the protein METRIALIGIIVEDMDAVGRLNAILHDYNQYIVGRMGIPYHQKCVSIISVVIDAPNDVISSLSGKLGMVPGVNIKTVYSKLSTGKDGTACGN
- a CDS encoding polysaccharide deacetylase family protein; this encodes MIRLKILDKIIFPLALALVVSIAGLAVRIAVPTAAQPQPEGIELPVAMYHHILKEEARLNKYTISPDEFRSDMQYLKDSGYTPIVIQDLLNYVQDGVPLPEKPVMITFDDGYESFHEYAFPILKEFGFKSVFSVVGTLADQYSEVDDHHIRYSHCTWNQLGLLHESGLVEIQNHSYNLHINDKGRHGSKMKSGESALTYQNMLLEDLGRLQAECAEHLDGYQPSCFTYPFGQISKEALPVIKQLGFKAALTCEEKLNYITGDPEQLYHLRRFNRPHGTSIQTIFEKAQGK
- a CDS encoding alanine/glycine:cation symporter family protein; its protein translation is MDFVAEIVKNVNHFLWDFALLFLLCGTGIWFTIRLRFVQIRKFPQAFKAVFGNIKLRGAKADHEGMSSFQSLATAVAAQVGTGNIAGAATAIASGGPGAIFWMWLSAFFGMATIYGEATLAQKYKTRIDGHVTGGPVYYIKAAFKGTFGKILAATFSVLIIFALGFMGNMVQSNSIGVAFESAFGVNKLLVGVIVAVVAGFIFLGGVKRIASVTEKIVPIMAVFYVLGSLIIILANFRNIGHAFAQIFIGAFDPQAVMGGAVGITVKTAVRYGVARGLFSNEAGMGSTPHAHAMAKVDHPCEQGLVAMMGVFIDTFVVLTMTALVVVITGVFNNGLDGVELAQSAFTSFYGHLGNVFIAICLLFFAFSTIIGWYFFGEQNVKYLFGNKAVKIYAALVVLFVIVGSTLKVKLVWDMSDMFNGLMVIPNLLGLLALTGVVVLANKEFEGRKKK
- the hydG gene encoding [FeFe] hydrogenase H-cluster radical SAM maturase HydG, encoding MYNPKSKIATEFIDDTEIKETLAYAEKNKDNFPLIDEILTKAATLRGLSHREAAVLLECDDPAYLQKIFSLAMDIKEKNYGNRIVMFAPLYLSNYCVNECRYCPYHHHNKHIARKQLSQEDIVREVTALQDMGHKRLALETGEDPVNCPIEYVLESIKTIYSVKHKNGSIRRVNVNIAATTVENYKKLKDAGIGTYILFQETYNRESYEYLHPAGPKSNYAYHTEAMDRAMQAGIDDVGCGVLFGLNLYKYDFVGLLMHAEHLEAVFGVGPHTISVPRVRTADDIDPDEFNNAISDEIFQKIVAVLRVAVPYTGMIISTRESQTTREKVLHLGISQISGASRTSVGGYAEKEEENSAQFDVSDNRTLDEVVSWLMDLGHIPSFCTACYREGRTGDRFMSLVKTQQIGNCCQPNALMTLKEYLMDYASPETRAKGEKMIAQTIPLIPNEKVRRLTAERLADIEIGKRDFRF
- the hydE gene encoding [FeFe] hydrogenase H-cluster radical SAM maturase HydE, whose amino-acid sequence is MRELIDRLEAERTLPPGDFVRLLTGFDRQLCDYLFEKSRRAARERFGNRVYIRGLIEFTNHCKCDCLYCGIRRSNQKARRYRLTLPEILSCCENGYALGFRTFVLQGGEDPYFTDERLCEIVRQMKRSWPDCAVTLSVGEKTERSYHLLREAGADRYLLRHETADPEHFARLHPPTQTLTSRMACLNTLKQLGFQTGAGFMVGSPWQTPETLAADLRFLHDFDPQMVGIGPFIPHADTPFKDFPTGGLELTLFLLGLVRLMLPDVLLPATTALATIALDGRERGILAGANVVMPNLSPTGVREKYTLYNGKLCTGDEAAESRARLQAKMESIGYTLTAERGDYRRLNSPES